The nucleotide window CCCCATTTTTCGGAAAAGATTGCTCGAAAAATGCGCTTGGCCGGAAAAATCCGCTACTCCAGCTGCCCCAGCCGCCGCTCGACGAAAGCCTGCAGTTCCGGCGCCAGCCCGGCTTCCTTCGCCTTGCCGTACGCCTCCCGCGCACCGGGGCGAAGGTCTTGGGCCTGCCGCGAGATACCCAGCCCCATCCACCACACGCCATTGCGCGGCCGCAGCGCCAGCGCCGCTTCATACTGCTCGGCGGCTTCGCGGTGCCGGCCCTGCTTTTGCAGCACGCCGGCCAGGAAAGCCCGGTACTCGGCGTTGCCGCTAGCGTGCGGCAGCGAGCGCAGCAGCGTCACGTCGGCGGGGCCGCCCCGTTCCAGCTGCAGGCGCGCCAGCACCATCGCCAGCTGGGGCTGGTTACTGTCCAGGCCCAGCCCCAGCTGCGCATGGCGCATCGCCTCGTCCGCCTGGCCGTTCTCGAGTAGCAGGCCCACCAGCGTCTGGCGTGCCGCTTCGTGGCGGGGATAGACTTGCACCGCATGCTCCAGCGCGCCCACGCCTTCGGTCACGCGGCCTTCCTGCAGCGCAGCCAGCGCGCGGCGGTAGGCGTTCTCGCCCTGTTGGCGGGACGTCAGCGTGGCGCCCTCCCCGGCCTGGCGTTCCGGCACCGCGATGGCGGGTGCGGCCGCGGTACTGTCGCGTTCCGTGCGGGGCGCTCGCGGGGGCCGCGGCCTGGCCGCTTGCGGCGTTGGTGTGCTTTCGACGGATGGCGTTGCGGCCACGGCCGGCTGCGGCAAGGCTGCCTGCCGAGGCGCAGCCGCCTCCGCAGGCGCAGGCGCAGGCGTCGCAGCCACCTGCGGCTCGGCTACCACCGCCTGGGGCGCGGGCGCCGTGGCGACCGGCTCGGCGGGAGACGGCACAGTGGGCGCGGGCACGGTAGGGTCGGGCGATGCGGAAGAAGTCACCGCAGGGGCCGGCACAGCGGGAGCAGGTACCACCGCGGCGGGAACCGCGGGGGCAAGGACAGCGGCGGCAGGCGCGGCTTCCCGGTGCAGGTAATACCAGCCGCCGGCGCCTGCGGCCACGATCAGGGCACCGATACCGGCGCCGATGGCGATCGCGGTGCGCGAGCTGCGTTCGGCCGCGACCGGGCGCACGTCGCCGCCGGCGGCCGGCCGTGCCGTGCCGCCCCGCGCATCCAGGTCCTGCAGCATCTTGTTTATCAAGCTCATTTATATGGCTCTATCTTCGGGCTCTGTCTTCGGGCTCTGTCTTCCGGCTCTATTATCGTGCCTGCACAGCCAGCGCATTCTTCAGGCTCATGCTTCCGCCTCATCTCGTCAGGGCCAGGGTGATGCCGCCCGCCGCCGCGAGGGCGGCCGCGCTGGCCAGCCACGCCCAGCGCATCGCGCGCGCCGGCCGCGTGCCGATCGTGTCGCCGGCGGCCAGCGCCACGTGCCGCTTTTCCACCAGGTGGCGCCCTTCGCCGTAGGCCAGCATCAGCGACTTGTGCGCGACGATGTTGACCAGCCGTGGAATGCCGCCGGTGGCGCGGTACAGGCGCCGCACCGACGCCGCGCTGAACAGCCGGGCGCCCGTGAAACCCGCCACGCGCAGCCGGTGCGCCAGGTAGTAGTCGAGGTCGTCGCGCCGCAGCGCGCCCAGGTGATAGTGGAACGTGATGCGCTGTGCCAGCTGCCGAATCTTCGGACTGGCCAGGTGGGCATTCAGTTCCGGCTGGCCGAACAGCACGATCTGCAGCAGCTTGCGCTTTTCCGTTTCCAGGTTGGTCAGCAGCCGCAGCGCTTCCAGGCTTTCCAGCGGCAGCGCCTGCGCTTCGTCCAGGCACAGCACCACGTGCTTGCCGCGCGCCGCCAGTTCCAGCAGCCGCACCGTCAGCGACTTCACCAGCTGGTGCTGGTCGACGTCGCGCGGCAGCACGATTTCCAGTTCGTCGGCCAGCGCCAGCATCAGCGCGCGCGGCTCCAGGTAAGGATTGGGCACATAGGCCGTATGAAAGGCGTCGCCCAGCATGGCCATGAACTTGCGGCACAACAGGGTCTTGCCGGTGCCCACTTCACCGGTGATCTTGATGAATCCCTCGCCGCTGCGCGCCGCCACCAGCAGCGTATTGAGCCCCTCCTGCGAGTGGGGGCTGCCGAAAAAAAAGCTGGTATCCGGCGTGATGGAAAACGGCAGCTCGGCCAGGCCGAAGTGGGCTTCGTACATCAGCGGCCCCGCTGCGGATCGAGACGCTCGATGCGGCGCATGGTTTCCTGCATCTCGGGGGCCATGCTGCCGGCATCGTCGACGATGGTCGGCTTGATCAGCACCACCAGCTCGCGCTTCTGGCTCACGCTGTCCTTGTTGCGGAACAGCGCGCCCAGCACCGGCACGTTGCCCACGCCGGGCAGCTGCGACTGGTCGCTGGACGTGGCCTGGCGCATCAGGCCGCCGATGGCGACGATCTCGCCGTTTCGCCCACGCACCATGCTGTCCATTTCCGACGTGGACGAGGCCGCCAGCGGCAGGTTCAGCGACCCGGCGCTGCCGAGGCTGACCGTCTTGTTGATGGTGGTGACCGAGCTCACCGATGGGTGCACGTGCAGCATGATGTGACCATCGTCGTCGATCTGCGGCGTCACGTCCAGCAGCACGCCGGAAAAGAATGGCTTGACGATCACGTTCGGCGTCACCGTATTGCCGCCCACGTTCGAACTGGTGGTGGTGCTGATGCCGGTCACGTAGAACTCGTCGGTACCGATCTTCAGCACGGCCTTCTGGTTGTTCAGCGTGGCGATGCGCGGGCTGGACAGCACGTGCACCGTGCCCTGCGACTCCAGGAACGACAGCATCGCCGAGAAATTGCTGGTCTGGATCGCCAGGCCGAACATCGTGCCCAGCGCATCGGCGGCACTGCCGAGCGAGGCGCCCGGGGTGGAGGCGAAACCCGTGTCGCCGCCGCTCTGCTGGCCGACCGCCCCGGTCAGCGGATTGCGCTGCACCAGGTTGGTCCCTGGCGCGATCACGCCGATGCCGCCGGCGCTGTTGCCGCCCTGGCGGAACGCCGCCCAGTTGACGCCGGTCTGGAAACCGTTGTTCAGCTGCACTTCGAGGATCTTCGCTTCCAGGATCACCTGGCGTTCCACGGCCAGCCGGGTGGCCTTCAGGTACTCGTCCACCGAGCGCAGCTGCGCCGGCAGCGCGCGCACCAGTACCACGCCCGATTGCGGCGAGATGATCACGTTGCGCCCGTCGTCGCCGGTGCCGACGATCGCTTCCAGCGCGGCCTTCAGGTCGCCCCAGAAATCCGTCTCGGAGGTCATCTTGACGTTGCTGGCATCGTCCTGCACCGAGGTGGTGCCGGATGGCGAACCGTTCTGCGTCTGCGACTGGCCTTGGGAGGCGTTCTGCTGGCCGCCCTCCTGGCCCTCCTCGCTGCGCGTGGGCACGCTGTTGATCGAGGTCGACGACACGCGCACGTTGGACACGCCGCGCCGGCTGCCGGTCAGGTAATTCACCTTGAACATGCGGGTCTGCATGGTCAGCGGCCGGATGTAGATGCGGTTGCCCTCCACCTTCCAGTCGTAGCCGTACAGCTCGCGCACGGCGTCCAGCGCCTCGAAGATCGTCACGTCCTTCAGGTTGGCCGACAGCGTGCCGGTCACCTCCGGCGACACCAGCATGTTGTAGCGCGTTCCGGTGGCGATCGACGTGAAGAACTGCTGGGCCGGTACGTTGTTGAGCGCCACGTTGAAGCGCTCGTCCAGCACGGCGCGCGCCTTCGGCAGCGTGGCGGCCAGGGCCGGCGCGGGCGGCAGCAGCGCCGCCTCCACCGCATCGGGCGCCACGTGCTGGCGCTGGGCCGATTTCGCGGTGGCGTTGCGCATCTCGCCGCTGATCGTGTCATAGGTATCACGGCGGTTGGCGCTGTCGCATCCCGCCGCCAGCATTGCCACGCAGGTCATCGCCGCCAGGGTTCGCATCGTTTGCTCCGTTCGCATGGTTCGCTTCTGTTTCATGTTGTTCATTCCTGCCGTGCCGGCATGGCTTCGGGCTTGACGTACAGCCGCAGCGTTTCACGGGCCTTGCCGCGGCGCAGCACCACGCGATCTTCGCCCACCGATTCCACCAGTGCGCCCTGGAAACGGCTGCCCTGCCGTACCATTTCGCCACTAATCACGGCAATCCGGCGCCCGCCTGGCTCGCGCGACACGAGGATCGACTGCAATTCCGGGCCGGGCGGCGCGACCGGCGGCGCTTCCCCGCCGGCCGCCAGCGCGTCCAGGCCGGGCGGTGGCAGCGTCGGGTCGGCGACCTGCGCCCGCGCACCGCCGGGAAGCGCCAGTGCGATGGCCAGGGCGATGGCCGGTGCCAGCAGCACGGGGCGCAGGCGGTCGAAGAAGAGGCGCACTACAGGGCGATCCATTGTTGGTCCAGGCTCAGCGTATATAAGGTCAAGGTCAGCGTGGCCTTGTCGTGTTCGGTGGCATCCAGCGTGGCCTGGCCCCAGTACAGCCGGGCCGGCAAGCGTTCCAGCGCCGCCATGTAGGCCACCATGTCGCCATAGCCGCCCTGCAGCACGATGCGCACGCCATGGCGGTACAGCAGCGGCTTTTGCGGTTCCCCATCGGCGCTGTCCGCCGCTACGCCGGGCGGCGTGGCCGACAGCCCGGCCCGCGGCAGCACCGGCCCGGCCAGGCCGCCATCGGTGCCGGCGTCGCCGAAATTGCCATCGGTCGTGCCGGCCGGCGCCAGCGTGCGCAGCGACAGCAGCTTGAGCTTGCCGTTCTGCTGCACCATCTGCTGCAACAGGACCGTCATCCTGTCCGGCGACACCAGCGCGCTCTGCGTGGTGCGCAGCGTGGCGCGCAGCTGGTCGTTTTCCGCCCGCACGGCGGCCAGGCGCTTGCGCAGGTCGGCATCGGGATCGGCTTGCGCGGCCGCCTGCTTTTCGGCGATTTCCACGTCGATGCCGGCCAGTTGCACCTTTTGCTGCAGGATCGCGGTGCGCAGCGTGCGCTCGCGCGCCCCGGCCGGTTCGATGAAGCCCATGTAGGCGATGAAGATCACGCCCGCCACCGTGGCGGCGCACGCCATGATCCGCTCGCGCAGCGTCAGCGCATCGATGCGGGCCGCCCATTTCAGCCACAGTTCCTTCATCGCGCCCCCCCGGCACGCGCCTGCAGCGTGAATTCCACATACGGCGGCGGCAGCGGGGCTGCGGCAGCGGCAGCGGCGCCGTCGGCCGGCGTCATCGGCGGCGGCGCGAGCCGCGGCGGCTCTCCCGGGCGCGCTTCAACGCCGCCCGGCGCCAGCCCCGGCCGCGATATTTCCAGCTGCTCGAACGCCTTGCCCTGCAGCGCCGGTTCGCGCGCCAGGCCGTTCAGGTAGCCGGGCAGCAGCTCGGCGCGCAGTGCCCGGCCGCGCAGGCCGATGTCGGCGTTCGCGCCGCCGATCTCCACCCCGGTCAGCCACAAGCCGCTGACGCGGGTGCGTGCCAGGGCCTGGAAATAGGCGGAATAGCCGCGCGGATCGCCGACCCGGTTCTGTTCCAGGATGTCCGCCACGCCGCGCAGCGCGCGCTGGTCCAGCCCGGCCCGCTCCAGTTCGCTTTCCACGGCGGCATCCTTCGGCCGCGGCACCAGCCCGGCCAGCACGCTGGCCTTGCGGGCTTCCGCCTCGGCCAGCTGTTCCCTCAGGCGCGCCGATTCTTCTTCCAGCACCGTCACGCGGCCGCTCGCCGCGACCGACAGCGCCACCGAACCGGCCAGCGCGACCCCGACGACGATGGCCAGCGCCGGCGCCGTCAGGTAGCGCTTTTCCTTGCGGAAGCGCGGGTTGAACAGGTTGATCTGCTGGCTCATGCCACCGCACCTTCATCGCGCAATCCGCCGCCCAGCACGGTGAAAAAGCGCGCCTGCTGCGCCGCGTCGCGCAATTCCGGCACCTTGTCGAAATCGAACACGCTGTCCAGGTCGAGCAGGTCGACAGGCAGGTACAGGTTGGCGGACAGGTAATCGTGCAGGCTGGCGCTGCCGGTCGGCGCCAGCACCAGCTTCGACACGGCGACGTACTGGAACTGCCGCTCGAAATTGTCCAGCGAACGCTGCAGTTCCAGCGCGATGCGGTCGTACAGCTGCTGGCGCTGCTCCTGCGGGCCCTCGACCTGGCCGAGCGCGATATCCATCCGGCGCGCCAGGTAGAGCTCGCCGCGGAACGTCACCGTCAGCAGGCCGCCGTGCTCGTCGAACGCCAGCATGGCCAGGCCGCGCCCTTCCGGTTCCAGCAACGCCGAAATGTTGCGCTGGGCGATTTCGGGAATGTCGATCGCGGCCAGGTCCATTTTGGCTTCCACGTACAGGTTCTGCAGCGCCTCGATGATGCCGTTGCGCGCCGCCACCGCGAACACCTGGTGGTTGTGCGCCGGGCCGTTCGGGGCGACGGGGATGTCCAGCACGTCGATGGTGGCCTCGAGCACGGGGAAATCGATCA belongs to Pseudoduganella albidiflava and includes:
- a CDS encoding MSHA biogenesis protein MshA → MSQQINLFNPRFRKEKRYLTAPALAIVVGVALAGSVALSVAASGRVTVLEEESARLREQLAEAEARKASVLAGLVPRPKDAAVESELERAGLDQRALRGVADILEQNRVGDPRGYSAYFQALARTRVSGLWLTGVEIGGANADIGLRGRALRAELLPGYLNGLAREPALQGKAFEQLEISRPGLAPGGVEARPGEPPRLAPPPMTPADGAAAAAAAPLPPPYVEFTLQARAGGAR
- the gspM gene encoding type II secretion system protein GspM; translated protein: MKELWLKWAARIDALTLRERIMACAATVAGVIFIAYMGFIEPAGARERTLRTAILQQKVQLAGIDVEIAEKQAAAQADPDADLRKRLAAVRAENDQLRATLRTTQSALVSPDRMTVLLQQMVQQNGKLKLLSLRTLAPAGTTDGNFGDAGTDGGLAGPVLPRAGLSATPPGVAADSADGEPQKPLLYRHGVRIVLQGGYGDMVAYMAALERLPARLYWGQATLDATEHDKATLTLTLYTLSLDQQWIAL
- a CDS encoding ExeA family protein, with amino-acid sequence MYEAHFGLAELPFSITPDTSFFFGSPHSQEGLNTLLVAARSGEGFIKITGEVGTGKTLLCRKFMAMLGDAFHTAYVPNPYLEPRALMLALADELEIVLPRDVDQHQLVKSLTVRLLELAARGKHVVLCLDEAQALPLESLEALRLLTNLETEKRKLLQIVLFGQPELNAHLASPKIRQLAQRITFHYHLGALRRDDLDYYLAHRLRVAGFTGARLFSAASVRRLYRATGGIPRLVNIVAHKSLMLAYGEGRHLVEKRHVALAAGDTIGTRPARAMRWAWLASAAALAAAGGITLALTR
- a CDS encoding tetratricopeptide repeat protein; translation: MSLINKMLQDLDARGGTARPAAGGDVRPVAAERSSRTAIAIGAGIGALIVAAGAGGWYYLHREAAPAAAVLAPAVPAAVVPAPAVPAPAVTSSASPDPTVPAPTVPSPAEPVATAPAPQAVVAEPQVAATPAPAPAEAAAPRQAALPQPAVAATPSVESTPTPQAARPRPPRAPRTERDSTAAAPAIAVPERQAGEGATLTSRQQGENAYRRALAALQEGRVTEGVGALEHAVQVYPRHEAARQTLVGLLLENGQADEAMRHAQLGLGLDSNQPQLAMVLARLQLERGGPADVTLLRSLPHASGNAEYRAFLAGVLQKQGRHREAAEQYEAALALRPRNGVWWMGLGISRQAQDLRPGAREAYGKAKEAGLAPELQAFVERRLGQLE
- a CDS encoding agglutinin biogenesis protein MshI is translated as MAFWHKARKKDGWLALSAGAAGVTAAVVRRAADTKAGVKPAVLAAAQHPGGRAEAAGLVARIGKELDAAEHLCSSVLVPGEYQLLVLEAPNVPVAEMKTAVGWKLKDMIDFPVLEATIDVLDIPVAPNGPAHNHQVFAVAARNGIIEALQNLYVEAKMDLAAIDIPEIAQRNISALLEPEGRGLAMLAFDEHGGLLTVTFRGELYLARRMDIALGQVEGPQEQRQQLYDRIALELQRSLDNFERQFQYVAVSKLVLAPTGSASLHDYLSANLYLPVDLLDLDSVFDFDKVPELRDAAQQARFFTVLGGGLRDEGAVA
- the mshL gene encoding pilus (MSHA type) biogenesis protein MshL, yielding MRTLAAMTCVAMLAAGCDSANRRDTYDTISGEMRNATAKSAQRQHVAPDAVEAALLPPAPALAATLPKARAVLDERFNVALNNVPAQQFFTSIATGTRYNMLVSPEVTGTLSANLKDVTIFEALDAVRELYGYDWKVEGNRIYIRPLTMQTRMFKVNYLTGSRRGVSNVRVSSTSINSVPTRSEEGQEGGQQNASQGQSQTQNGSPSGTTSVQDDASNVKMTSETDFWGDLKAALEAIVGTGDDGRNVIISPQSGVVLVRALPAQLRSVDEYLKATRLAVERQVILEAKILEVQLNNGFQTGVNWAAFRQGGNSAGGIGVIAPGTNLVQRNPLTGAVGQQSGGDTGFASTPGASLGSAADALGTMFGLAIQTSNFSAMLSFLESQGTVHVLSSPRIATLNNQKAVLKIGTDEFYVTGISTTTSSNVGGNTVTPNVIVKPFFSGVLLDVTPQIDDDGHIMLHVHPSVSSVTTINKTVSLGSAGSLNLPLAASSTSEMDSMVRGRNGEIVAIGGLMRQATSSDQSQLPGVGNVPVLGALFRNKDSVSQKRELVVLIKPTIVDDAGSMAPEMQETMRRIERLDPQRGR
- a CDS encoding MSHA biogenesis protein MshK, producing the protein MDRPVVRLFFDRLRPVLLAPAIALAIALALPGGARAQVADPTLPPPGLDALAAGGEAPPVAPPGPELQSILVSREPGGRRIAVISGEMVRQGSRFQGALVESVGEDRVVLRRGKARETLRLYVKPEAMPARQE